One Triticum dicoccoides isolate Atlit2015 ecotype Zavitan chromosome 4B, WEW_v2.0, whole genome shotgun sequence genomic window carries:
- the LOC119294735 gene encoding protein yippee-like, with amino-acid sequence MGRLFLMHLEGNAYSCKFCRTHLGLAADIISKNFHSKHGKAYLFNRVVNVTSGINEDRMMMTGLHTVSDIFCVGCGSIVGWKYEAAHEKSQRYKEGKFILERFKVSGPDGSHYWGVTHDAHHGGGSDTDDL; translated from the exons ATGGGGCGGCTCTTCCTGATGCACCTCGAGGGGAACGCCTACAGCTGCAAGTTCTGCCGCACCCACCTCGGCCTCGCCGCCGACATCATCTCCAAG AACTTCCATTCCAAGCACGGCAAGGCGTATCTCTTCAACAGGGT TGTCAATGTTACATCTGGTATAAACGAGGATCGCATGATGATGACAGGGCTGCATACTGTTTCCGATATCTTCTGTGTTGGTTGTGGATCCATTGTTGGATGGAAATAT GAGGCTGCACATGAGAAGAGCCAGAGGTACAAGGAAGGAAAGTTTATTCTGGAGAG GTTTAAGGTGTCGGGCCCTGATGGTAGCCACTACTGGGGGGTGACACATGATGCTCATCATGGGGGTGGAAGCGACACCGACGACTTATGA